Proteins from a genomic interval of Rhizobium etli CFN 42:
- a CDS encoding tellurite resistance TerB family protein: MFDAKKLLDQFLGSQVPGLGGSVRDRAGEAIQTAKNNPMKTGAIAAVLLGSKTGRSIAGNALAIGGLAAIAGLGYQAYKNYQAGQAPAAPSDAPSANNPVLLPPPVESGFGPGSPAGSNEFVLVLIRAMIAAAKADGHIDDAERALIMDKIKAADVSGEAAAFIEAELASPTDIDALVAAAVTEEQRVELYTASRLTIDPDSRAERGYLDLLAGRLGLADQLVDHIEATVSSAKTTLSQ; encoded by the coding sequence ATGTTCGACGCAAAGAAGCTTCTCGACCAGTTCTTGGGTTCGCAGGTGCCGGGTCTCGGCGGTTCAGTCCGCGACAGGGCGGGCGAGGCCATACAGACGGCAAAGAACAATCCGATGAAGACCGGCGCGATCGCAGCCGTGCTTCTCGGCAGCAAGACCGGCCGCAGCATTGCCGGCAATGCATTGGCGATCGGCGGTCTTGCTGCTATCGCCGGTCTTGGCTATCAGGCTTACAAGAACTATCAGGCCGGCCAAGCGCCCGCGGCCCCCTCGGATGCGCCGTCGGCAAACAATCCGGTGCTCCTGCCGCCGCCGGTCGAATCCGGTTTCGGGCCAGGGTCGCCCGCCGGCAGCAACGAATTCGTGCTGGTGCTGATCCGGGCGATGATCGCCGCTGCCAAGGCCGACGGCCATATCGACGACGCCGAACGCGCCCTGATCATGGACAAGATCAAGGCCGCTGACGTCAGCGGCGAGGCCGCCGCTTTCATCGAGGCCGAGCTTGCGTCACCGACGGACATCGACGCGCTCGTGGCTGCGGCGGTCACGGAAGAACAGCGCGTCGAGCTCTACACCGCCTCGCGGCTGACCATCGATCCGGACTCGCGCGCCGAGCGCGGTTATCTCGATCTGCTCGCCGGGCGGCTCGGCCTCGCCGATCAGCTGGTCGACCATATCGAGGCGACGGTGTCATCCGCCAAGACAACCTTGTCACAGTGA
- a CDS encoding CYTH domain-containing protein yields the protein MAKEIERKFLVRGDGWRSAAESKSVLRQGYIASMDDRSVRVRILDGRKARLTIKIGRSAITRDEFEYDIPIADAEELLQSAIGVVIEKTRYRVPHQGFVWEVDVFAGEHRGLVIAEVEMTAETDKPVLPTWLGREVTGDFRYSNQALATEYGHDRHGLSHSA from the coding sequence ATGGCGAAAGAGATCGAGCGGAAGTTTCTTGTACGCGGCGATGGATGGCGTTCCGCCGCCGAGAGCAAGTCTGTCCTGAGGCAAGGTTACATCGCCTCGATGGACGACCGCTCCGTCCGCGTTCGGATCCTCGACGGCAGGAAAGCGAGGCTGACGATCAAGATTGGCCGCAGTGCCATCACCCGTGACGAATTCGAATATGATATCCCGATTGCCGATGCCGAGGAGCTGTTGCAGAGCGCGATCGGCGTCGTCATCGAGAAGACGCGCTACCGCGTTCCGCATCAAGGCTTCGTCTGGGAAGTCGACGTCTTTGCCGGCGAGCATCGCGGGCTGGTGATTGCCGAGGTGGAGATGACGGCGGAGACCGACAAACCTGTCCTGCCCACCTGGCTTGGCCGCGAAGTGACCGGCGATTTCCGCTACTCCAACCAGGCCCTTGCTACAGAATACGGGCACGACAGGCATGGCCTATCGCATTCGGCCTGA
- a CDS encoding CHAD domain-containing protein has translation MAYRIRPDADFTQAFRSIATEQLEGAITFLEERPDGAHEAIHSFRKNLKRLRSLYRLVAREVPDFQEQENARLRDAARALSAIRDAAALIGTAQYLQHSARGKEEGEALGRIVIILEGRRDWMAKAESGLQQRLMETPGVLKEAIAALDGVSFDGSHRKNARMLAKSWRRTARKAKAALARCHGDALAGDFHDLRKRTYDYRLYHALLRDIWPGAMKAKRDVAKELVEDLGHIHDLAVLCELVEAEPQLFTRNDDLAHLLDAIIFRQQEDRRQALLKAETVFADDPDEESERIALLWLTAAN, from the coding sequence ATGGCCTATCGCATTCGGCCTGACGCCGATTTCACCCAGGCATTCCGGAGCATCGCGACCGAGCAGCTGGAAGGTGCCATTACCTTTCTCGAAGAGCGGCCGGACGGTGCGCACGAGGCGATCCATTCCTTCCGAAAAAACCTGAAGCGATTGCGCTCGCTCTACCGGCTCGTCGCGCGCGAGGTGCCGGATTTCCAAGAGCAAGAAAATGCAAGACTGCGCGATGCCGCGCGCGCGCTTTCGGCCATACGCGACGCTGCCGCGCTCATCGGTACCGCGCAATATCTGCAGCATTCAGCCCGCGGGAAAGAGGAAGGCGAGGCTCTCGGCCGGATCGTCATTATTCTCGAGGGGCGCCGCGACTGGATGGCGAAGGCCGAGAGCGGCCTGCAACAGCGGCTGATGGAAACCCCAGGCGTACTGAAGGAGGCGATCGCGGCTTTGGATGGCGTTTCCTTCGATGGCAGCCATCGCAAGAACGCCCGCATGCTGGCGAAGAGCTGGCGCCGCACCGCGCGCAAGGCGAAGGCTGCACTTGCCAGGTGCCACGGCGATGCATTGGCTGGGGATTTCCACGATCTGCGCAAACGCACCTACGATTATCGGCTCTACCACGCTCTTTTGCGCGACATCTGGCCGGGCGCGATGAAGGCCAAGCGCGATGTGGCCAAGGAGCTCGTCGAGGATCTCGGCCACATCCATGACCTTGCCGTACTCTGTGAGCTGGTCGAAGCCGAGCCGCAGCTCTTCACCCGCAACGACGATCTGGCGCATCTTCTTGACGCGATTATCTTCCGCCAGCAGGAAGACCGGCGGCAAGCCCTCCTCAAAGCCGAAACCGTTTTCGCCGATGATCCCGACGAGGAATCGGAGCGTATCGCGCTTCTCTGGCTGACGGCTGCGAATTGA
- a CDS encoding 2-dehydro-3-deoxy-phosphogluconate aldolase: MGEKTEKLLSILKLQPVVPVLIVDDARSAVPLARALVAGGLKAIEITMRTPAALEAVRVVAAEVEGAEVGAGTILNAAHWKAAVEAGSKFIVSPGTTQELLDAAADSDVPLLPGAATASEVMALREEGYQVLKFFPAEQAGGAAYLKALSSPLAGTLFCPTGSISLKNARDYLSLSNVVCVGGSWVAPKELVAVGDWTGITKLAAEAAALKV; this comes from the coding sequence ATGGGCGAGAAAACAGAGAAGCTCCTTTCCATCCTGAAACTCCAGCCGGTCGTTCCGGTCCTGATCGTTGACGATGCCAGGTCGGCGGTGCCGCTGGCCCGCGCGCTCGTCGCAGGCGGCCTGAAAGCAATCGAGATCACCATGCGCACGCCGGCGGCACTCGAGGCCGTGCGCGTCGTCGCCGCCGAGGTCGAGGGCGCCGAAGTCGGCGCCGGCACCATCCTGAATGCCGCCCATTGGAAAGCGGCTGTCGAGGCCGGCTCGAAGTTCATCGTCAGTCCGGGCACGACGCAGGAGCTGCTTGATGCCGCCGCCGATTCCGACGTGCCGCTGCTTCCGGGAGCTGCGACCGCCAGCGAAGTCATGGCGCTGCGTGAGGAAGGCTATCAGGTGCTGAAGTTCTTTCCGGCCGAGCAGGCCGGTGGCGCCGCTTATCTCAAGGCGCTCTCCTCGCCGCTCGCCGGCACGCTGTTCTGCCCGACCGGCAGCATTTCGCTGAAGAACGCCAGGGATTATCTTTCGCTGTCGAACGTCGTCTGTGTCGGCGGTTCCTGGGTCGCGCCGAAGGAACTGGTCGCAGTCGGCGACTGGACGGGCATTACCAAGCTTGCGGCCGAGGCCGCCGCTCTGAAGGTCTGA